One Streptomyces sp. NBC_00223 genomic window carries:
- a CDS encoding class E sortase: protein MTTSNRGGRGRVAATISVLGELLITAGLVLALFVAYSLWWTNVIADRHERKAGDKVRQEWAQGQGHKGSDAPAIGLDTKDGIGFLHVPAMGRNFEVLVKKGTSTDVLNEGVAGYYTDPTPAAMPWDKTGNFTLAAHRDGHGAKFHNINKIHDGDPVVFESKDTWYVYKVYKILDQTSKYNVAVTDQVPEESGKSKPGRYITLTTCTPVYTSRYRYIVWGQLVRTEKVDPQRTPPPELR, encoded by the coding sequence GTGACGACCAGCAACCGCGGTGGACGGGGACGTGTCGCGGCCACCATCAGCGTTCTCGGCGAGCTGCTCATCACCGCCGGGCTCGTCCTGGCGTTGTTCGTCGCCTACTCGCTGTGGTGGACCAATGTGATAGCGGACCGCCACGAGCGGAAGGCGGGCGACAAGGTCCGCCAGGAGTGGGCGCAGGGCCAGGGCCACAAGGGCAGCGACGCGCCCGCGATCGGCCTCGACACCAAGGACGGCATCGGCTTTCTGCACGTCCCGGCGATGGGCAGGAACTTCGAGGTGCTGGTCAAGAAGGGCACCTCGACCGATGTGCTCAACGAGGGCGTGGCCGGCTACTACACCGACCCGACGCCCGCCGCGATGCCGTGGGACAAGACCGGCAACTTCACCCTCGCCGCCCACCGCGACGGCCACGGCGCCAAGTTCCACAACATCAACAAGATCCACGACGGTGACCCGGTCGTCTTCGAGTCCAAGGACACCTGGTACGTCTACAAGGTCTACAAGATCCTCGACCAGACCTCGAAGTACAACGTGGCCGTCACCGACCAGGTCCCCGAGGAGTCCGGCAAGTCCAAGCCGGGCCGCTACATCACCCTGACGACCTGCACCCCGGTCTACACCTCGCGTTACCGCTACATCGTCTGGGGCCAGCTGGTCCGCACCGAGAAGGTCGACCCGCAGCGCACGCCGCCGCCCGAGCTGAGATAG
- a CDS encoding FtsW/RodA/SpoVE family cell cycle protein, producing the protein MSASNTTTITSIGAPNRRNTELALLVFAVAIPVFAYANVGLAKNDAVPAGLLGYGLGLGLLAGVAHLLVRKFAPYSDPLMLPIATLLNGLGLVLIWRLDQEPRLGRAMAPNQLMWSTLGVALFVCVLVFLKDHRILQRYTYISMFAALILLVLPIFFPAVYGARIWITIPGVGSLQPGEFAKIIITVFFAGYLMVKRDALALASRRFMGLYLPRGRDLGPILVIWAMSLLILVFETDLGTSLLFFGLFVIMLYVATERTSWIVFGLLLSSAGAVAVASYESHVQVRVQNWLHPLALQHGDVTETAQAMYAFGSGGLFGSGLGQGYSRLIGGIAPKSDYILATVGEELGLAGLMAILLLYALLIERGIRTALAARDPFGKLLAIGLSGAFALQVFVVAGGVTGLIPLTGMTMPFLAQGGSSVIANWALVAILLRISDTARRPAPSPAPSPDAEATQVVRTQ; encoded by the coding sequence ATGAGCGCCAGCAACACCACCACCATCACGTCGATCGGCGCGCCCAACCGACGCAACACCGAGCTGGCCCTGCTCGTCTTCGCCGTGGCCATCCCGGTGTTCGCGTACGCCAATGTCGGGCTCGCCAAGAACGACGCGGTGCCCGCCGGGCTGCTCGGCTACGGTCTCGGGCTCGGTCTGCTCGCCGGCGTCGCCCATCTGCTGGTCCGCAAGTTCGCCCCGTACTCCGACCCGCTGATGCTGCCGATCGCCACTCTGCTCAACGGCCTCGGCCTGGTGCTGATCTGGCGGCTCGACCAGGAGCCCCGGCTGGGCAGGGCCATGGCGCCCAACCAGCTGATGTGGTCCACCCTCGGCGTCGCCCTGTTCGTCTGCGTGCTGGTCTTCCTCAAGGACCACCGCATCCTCCAGCGCTACACGTACATCTCGATGTTCGCCGCGCTGATCCTGCTGGTGCTCCCGATCTTCTTCCCCGCGGTCTACGGCGCCCGGATCTGGATCACCATCCCCGGAGTCGGTTCGCTCCAGCCGGGAGAGTTCGCGAAGATCATCATCACGGTCTTCTTCGCGGGCTATCTGATGGTCAAGCGGGACGCCCTCGCGCTGGCCAGCCGCCGCTTCATGGGTCTGTACCTGCCGCGCGGCCGCGACCTCGGTCCGATCCTGGTCATCTGGGCCATGAGCCTGCTGATCCTGGTCTTCGAGACCGACCTGGGCACCTCGCTGCTCTTCTTCGGCCTCTTCGTGATCATGCTGTACGTCGCCACCGAGCGGACCAGCTGGATCGTCTTCGGCCTGCTGCTCAGCTCGGCCGGAGCGGTCGCCGTCGCCTCCTACGAGTCGCATGTGCAGGTCCGCGTCCAGAACTGGCTGCACCCGCTGGCCCTCCAGCACGGCGACGTCACCGAGACCGCCCAGGCGATGTACGCCTTCGGCTCCGGCGGCCTCTTCGGCTCCGGCCTCGGCCAGGGCTACTCCCGGCTGATCGGCGGCATCGCACCCAAGAGCGACTACATCCTGGCCACCGTCGGCGAGGAACTGGGCCTGGCCGGACTGATGGCCATCCTGCTGCTCTACGCGTTGCTCATCGAGCGCGGCATACGTACCGCGCTGGCCGCCCGTGACCCCTTCGGCAAGCTGCTCGCCATCGGTCTGTCCGGCGCCTTCGCGCTCCAGGTCTTCGTCGTCGCGGGCGGCGTCACCGGGCTCATTCCGCTGACCGGTATGACCATGCCGTTCCTGGCCCAGGGCGGCTCCTCGGTCATCGCCAACTGGGCGCTGGTCGCGATCCTGCTGCGGATCAGCGACACCGCCAGGCGGCCGGCCCCCAGCCCCGCCCCCTCCCCCGACGCCGAAGCGACCCAGGTGGTGCGTACCCAGTGA
- the pknB gene encoding Stk1 family PASTA domain-containing Ser/Thr kinase, which translates to MEEPRRLGGRYELGSVLGRGGMAEVYLAHDTRLGRMVAVKTLRVDLARDPSFQARFRREAQSAASLNHPSIVAVYDTGEDYVDGVSIPYIVMEYVDGSTLRELLHSGRKLLPERAMEMTVGILQALEYSHRAGIVHRDIKPANVMLTRTGQVKVMDFGIARAMGDSGMTMTQTAAVIGTAQYLSPEQAKGEQVDARSDLYSTGCLLYELLTVRPPFVGDSPVAVAYQHVREEPQPPSVYDPEVTPAMDAIVLKALTKDPNYRYQSADEMRADIEAALDGQPVAATAAMGVAGYGYPHQYGDGGQTTALPPQTDAQHTSMLPPMRDDDGGYGYEDRPDRRRQKKSNNTSTVLLVIAGVLVLVGAIFLGKAVFGGDSPSGNDTVPSFVNSSMADAQIKATNVDLKLVKGPAEYCDNVEKDLICKQAPAADAPVPSDKTITVTLSKGAAPVAVPDVTTDKLTDAQQQLTDKGFTYSVKYKTSTTSDPDIVLSQDPSGGEKKAKGTKVVLTVAQAPKQEEVPNLQNMTEDAARSQLQKDGFTNVTSSRQPSDSVQEGNVISQTPAPFSEQTLDTQIALVISSGPQPTQQPSPMPDIRNRTVAEASAALQGLNLDLQISVQGSQDPNARVFDTDPPAGTPLQEGQPITLKAFGGGGG; encoded by the coding sequence ATGGAAGAGCCGCGTCGCCTCGGCGGCCGGTACGAGCTGGGCTCGGTGCTCGGCCGTGGTGGCATGGCCGAGGTGTACCTCGCCCACGACACCCGACTCGGCCGCATGGTCGCCGTGAAGACGCTGCGGGTGGACCTCGCCCGTGACCCGTCCTTCCAGGCCCGCTTCCGCCGTGAGGCCCAGTCCGCCGCGTCGCTCAACCACCCGTCGATCGTCGCCGTGTACGACACCGGTGAGGACTATGTCGACGGGGTCTCGATCCCGTACATCGTCATGGAGTACGTGGACGGCTCCACCTTGCGCGAGCTGCTGCACTCCGGGCGCAAGCTGCTGCCCGAGCGGGCCATGGAGATGACCGTCGGCATCCTCCAGGCGCTGGAGTACAGCCACCGCGCGGGCATCGTGCACCGGGACATCAAGCCGGCCAACGTCATGCTGACCCGGACCGGTCAGGTCAAGGTCATGGACTTCGGCATCGCCCGCGCGATGGGCGACTCCGGTATGACCATGACCCAGACCGCGGCCGTCATCGGCACCGCCCAGTACCTCTCCCCCGAGCAGGCCAAGGGCGAGCAGGTCGACGCCCGTTCCGACCTGTATTCGACGGGTTGCCTGCTCTACGAGCTGCTGACCGTACGGCCGCCCTTCGTCGGCGACTCACCGGTCGCGGTGGCGTACCAGCACGTGCGCGAGGAACCGCAGCCGCCGTCGGTGTACGACCCCGAGGTCACGCCCGCGATGGACGCGATCGTCCTCAAGGCGCTCACCAAGGACCCGAACTACCGCTACCAGTCGGCCGACGAGATGCGGGCCGACATCGAGGCGGCGCTCGACGGCCAGCCGGTCGCCGCGACCGCCGCGATGGGCGTGGCCGGCTACGGCTACCCGCACCAGTACGGCGACGGTGGCCAGACCACCGCGCTGCCCCCGCAGACCGACGCCCAGCACACCTCGATGCTGCCCCCGATGCGGGACGACGACGGGGGCTACGGCTACGAGGACCGCCCGGACCGGCGGCGCCAGAAGAAGAGCAACAACACCTCCACGGTGCTGCTGGTCATCGCCGGCGTCCTCGTCCTGGTCGGCGCGATCTTCCTCGGCAAGGCGGTCTTCGGCGGTGACTCGCCGTCCGGCAACGACACCGTGCCGAGCTTTGTGAACAGCTCCATGGCCGACGCGCAGATCAAGGCCACCAATGTCGACCTGAAGCTCGTCAAGGGTCCCGCGGAGTACTGCGACAACGTGGAGAAGGACCTGATCTGCAAGCAGGCCCCCGCCGCCGACGCCCCGGTCCCGTCCGACAAGACGATCACGGTCACCCTGTCCAAGGGAGCGGCCCCGGTCGCGGTCCCGGACGTCACGACCGACAAGCTCACCGACGCCCAGCAGCAGCTGACCGACAAGGGCTTCACGTACTCCGTGAAGTACAAGACGTCGACGACCTCCGACCCGGACATCGTGCTGAGCCAGGACCCGTCGGGCGGCGAGAAGAAGGCCAAGGGCACCAAGGTCGTCCTCACCGTGGCGCAGGCCCCGAAGCAGGAGGAGGTGCCGAACCTCCAGAACATGACGGAGGACGCGGCACGCTCCCAGTTGCAGAAGGACGGCTTCACCAACGTCACCTCGTCGCGGCAGCCCTCGGACAGCGTCCAGGAGGGCAATGTGATCAGCCAGACCCCTGCTCCGTTCAGCGAGCAGACCCTGGACACGCAGATCGCCCTGGTCATCTCCAGCGGTCCGCAGCCGACGCAGCAGCCGTCGCCGATGCCGGACATCCGGAACAGGACCGTCGCGGAGGCCAGCGCGGCGCTACAGGGCCTGAATCTGGACCTCCAGATCTCGGTCCAGGGCAGCCAGGATCCGAACGCGCGGGTCTTCGACACCGACCCGCCGGCCGGGACGCCGCTCCAGGAGGGCCAGCCGATCACCCTCAAGGCGTTCGGCGGCGGCGGGGGCTGA
- a CDS encoding class E sortase yields the protein MTTLRPERPADGPMSYEDTGQFAAVVGQLNDPLNDPLPGHPPAAPDYPAYAEAAGTATAPEAAVPEALAPEAPASPWFRAQQAPPEPAPPPAPVRSEPVSPPPVSPALVRRPSHRRPEPPHPEVTHPDPPQGPQAPHPEAVRPEAVRPELLRQAEPVRPEPPRQAGPMRPEPPRRAGVEETARLPVISEVMDPPADPEAPEDPGAAPLLAPPPSDGGRAARRKAAQKGGGGHRARNRTPAAPGRAGAEPAGPLSRVEARRAAKAAKESPAVIASRIVGELFITTGVLMLLFVTYQLWWTNVRAHQQANSASNHLEHQWDTEQGDPERAAGAFSPGQGFAIMYIPKLDVKAPIAQGVSKHKVLDKGMIGHYDGALNTAMPWDKTGNFAVAAHRNTHGEPFRYINHLVPGDKVVVETGSTYYTYRITSSLPSTPPSNVSVLRPVPVGSGYTGPGRYLTLTTCTPEFTSTNRLIVWGKLIEERPRSKGKPDALVE from the coding sequence GTGACCACGCTCCGGCCGGAGCGTCCCGCCGACGGCCCGATGTCCTACGAGGACACCGGGCAGTTCGCCGCTGTCGTGGGGCAGCTGAACGACCCCCTCAACGACCCGCTGCCCGGCCACCCCCCGGCCGCGCCGGACTACCCGGCCTACGCGGAGGCGGCGGGGACCGCTACCGCGCCGGAAGCCGCCGTTCCGGAGGCCCTCGCGCCGGAAGCGCCCGCGTCGCCGTGGTTCCGCGCCCAGCAGGCACCGCCGGAGCCCGCCCCGCCGCCCGCGCCCGTACGATCCGAGCCCGTAAGCCCCCCGCCCGTAAGCCCCGCCCTCGTACGGCGTCCCTCGCACCGGCGCCCGGAGCCGCCGCACCCCGAGGTCACGCACCCCGACCCGCCGCAGGGGCCCCAGGCCCCGCACCCCGAGGCCGTACGCCCCGAGGCTGTACGACCCGAGCTGCTGCGGCAGGCCGAGCCCGTACGCCCCGAGCCCCCGCGGCAGGCCGGACCCATGCGGCCCGAGCCCCCGCGGCGGGCCGGGGTCGAGGAGACCGCGCGGCTGCCGGTGATCTCCGAGGTGATGGACCCCCCGGCGGACCCCGAGGCCCCCGAGGATCCCGGCGCGGCCCCGCTGCTCGCGCCTCCCCCTTCGGACGGCGGCCGGGCCGCCCGCCGCAAGGCCGCGCAGAAGGGGGGCGGCGGCCATCGGGCCCGGAACCGTACCCCCGCCGCGCCCGGCCGCGCCGGAGCCGAGCCCGCCGGTCCGCTGAGCCGGGTCGAGGCGCGCAGGGCCGCCAAGGCGGCCAAGGAGAGCCCCGCGGTCATCGCCAGCCGGATCGTCGGCGAACTCTTCATCACCACCGGTGTGCTGATGCTGCTGTTCGTCACCTACCAGCTGTGGTGGACCAACGTCCGCGCCCACCAGCAGGCCAACAGCGCCTCCAACCACCTCGAACACCAGTGGGACACCGAACAGGGCGACCCCGAACGCGCGGCCGGCGCCTTCTCGCCCGGTCAGGGCTTCGCGATCATGTACATCCCGAAGCTTGACGTCAAGGCGCCCATCGCGCAGGGCGTCTCCAAGCACAAGGTGCTCGACAAGGGCATGATCGGCCACTACGACGGCGCCCTGAACACCGCGATGCCGTGGGACAAGACCGGCAACTTCGCGGTCGCCGCCCACCGCAACACCCATGGTGAGCCCTTCCGCTACATCAACCACCTGGTGCCGGGTGACAAGGTGGTGGTCGAGACGGGCAGTACGTACTACACGTACCGGATCACCTCGTCGCTGCCGTCGACCCCGCCGAGCAATGTCAGCGTCCTGCGGCCCGTCCCGGTCGGTTCCGGGTACACCGGGCCGGGCCGCTATCTCACCCTGACCACCTGCACGCCCGAGTTCACCAGCACCAACCGGCTGATCGTCTGGGGCAAGCTGATCGAGGAACGGCCGCGCAGCAAGGGCAAGCCCGACGCGCTGGTCGAATAG
- a CDS encoding peptidoglycan D,D-transpeptidase FtsI family protein — MNKPLRRVAVFCGLLVLALLLRVNYVQFVQADQLSNDVHNRRVAINQYAQPRGDIIVDGKAITGHTTTTGSDFKYKRTYTNGPMWAPVTGYASQAYGTTMLEGVQDKFLTGDDDRLFFNRTIDLLTGKEKKGGNVVTTLNAKAQEAAYKGLGAKKGAVAAIDPRTGAILALASTPSFDPSTIAGNSQTDAKNWVALDKKNDPDDPSLNRALRQTYPPGSTFKLVTAAAALETGKITDIDKGTESPDPYTLPGTTVPLPNEGNIPCKNATLRIALRYSCNSVFGKLGADIGLKDMTDEAEKFGFNQEQFVPVRANAGNFDTKMSPDQVALSSIGQFDTAATPLQMAMVAAAIANNGTLMQPYEIDKLVAPNLSTIAQTSPKELSKPLSPENAQKLQSMMETVVNEGTGTNARIPGVKVGGKTGTAQHGLNNDQNPYAWFVSYAMTDQGSPVAVAVVVEDSSANRSDITGGGLAAPIAKKVMEAVLNK; from the coding sequence GTGAACAAGCCCCTGCGACGGGTCGCGGTCTTCTGCGGTCTCCTCGTCCTCGCCCTGCTGCTGCGCGTCAACTATGTGCAGTTCGTCCAGGCCGACCAGCTCTCCAACGACGTGCACAACCGCCGGGTGGCCATCAACCAGTACGCCCAGCCGCGCGGCGACATCATCGTCGACGGCAAGGCGATCACCGGTCACACCACGACCACCGGCAGTGACTTCAAGTACAAGCGCACCTACACCAACGGTCCGATGTGGGCCCCGGTGACCGGGTACGCCTCGCAGGCGTACGGCACCACCATGCTGGAGGGCGTCCAGGACAAGTTCCTGACCGGCGACGACGACCGGCTGTTCTTCAACCGCACGATCGATCTGCTCACCGGCAAGGAGAAGAAGGGCGGCAACGTCGTCACGACGCTGAACGCCAAGGCGCAGGAGGCCGCGTACAAGGGGCTGGGCGCCAAGAAGGGCGCGGTCGCCGCGATCGACCCGCGCACGGGCGCGATCCTCGCCCTGGCCAGCACCCCGTCCTTCGACCCCTCGACCATCGCGGGGAACTCGCAGACCGACGCCAAGAACTGGGTGGCGCTGGACAAGAAGAACGACCCGGACGACCCGTCGCTCAACCGGGCGCTGCGCCAGACCTACCCCCCGGGCTCGACGTTCAAGCTGGTCACGGCCGCGGCCGCGCTGGAGACCGGGAAGATCACCGACATCGACAAGGGGACGGAGTCCCCGGACCCGTACACCCTGCCGGGCACCACGGTCCCGCTGCCCAACGAGGGCAACATCCCGTGCAAGAACGCCACGCTGCGGATCGCGCTCAGGTACTCCTGCAACAGCGTCTTCGGCAAACTCGGCGCCGACATCGGGCTCAAGGACATGACCGACGAGGCCGAGAAGTTCGGCTTCAACCAGGAACAGTTCGTCCCGGTCCGGGCGAACGCCGGCAACTTCGACACCAAGATGAGCCCGGACCAGGTCGCGCTGTCCTCCATCGGCCAGTTCGACACCGCGGCCACCCCGCTGCAGATGGCCATGGTCGCCGCGGCGATCGCCAACAACGGCACCCTGATGCAGCCCTACGAGATCGACAAGCTCGTCGCCCCCAACCTGAGCACCATCGCGCAGACCAGCCCCAAGGAACTGTCGAAGCCGCTGTCGCCGGAGAACGCGCAGAAGCTCCAGTCGATGATGGAGACCGTGGTCAACGAGGGCACCGGCACCAACGCCCGGATCCCCGGGGTCAAGGTCGGCGGCAAGACCGGCACCGCGCAGCACGGTCTGAACAACGACCAGAACCCCTACGCCTGGTTCGTCTCCTACGCGATGACCGACCAGGGGTCCCCGGTCGCCGTGGCGGTCGTGGTCGAGGACAGCTCCGCGAACCGCTCCGACATCACGGGCGGCGGGCTGGCCGCGCCCATCGCCAAGAAGGTCATGGAGGCGGTCCTCAACAAGTGA